From Brucella pseudogrignonensis, a single genomic window includes:
- a CDS encoding Hsp70 family protein — MTIVSESQFSGVTMGIDFGTTNTVLSLASPDGSTAVLSVPKDGVDVTGYRSILCFWQDRETGERITESGPWAMDAFVNAPHSTRMLQSFKTFAAQKSFTDTPVFGKRFKFEDILETFLQSVAARLGDRLPPKGNRVVIGRPVIFAGATPDEALAMERYEKAFRTFGFTDIHYVYEPVAAAYFYAQELKAESTVLVADFGGGTSDFSIVRFDVGPDGLSFTPLSQTGLGIAGDTFDYRIIDNAVSPLLGKNGEYKSFGKRLPIPRHYYANFARWNTLFLMNSPATIRALTDLAKNAVDPEPLEHFINLIENDYGYEVYRAVSNLKVRLSSERAAELHFKADDFEIRSDVTRNDFDNWIADDVANIERSVEQAVENAELTFDGIDRVFLTGGTSFVPAIRAAFEKRFPDAMVTSSNQFDSIANGLALIGQSADIERWAVKAA, encoded by the coding sequence ATGACGATAGTGAGCGAGAGCCAGTTCAGCGGTGTCACGATGGGCATCGATTTTGGCACGACAAACACGGTCCTGTCGCTGGCTTCCCCCGATGGTTCGACAGCGGTGCTGAGTGTGCCGAAGGATGGTGTTGATGTTACCGGCTATCGCTCGATTCTCTGCTTCTGGCAAGATCGCGAAACAGGTGAACGCATCACCGAAAGCGGTCCATGGGCGATGGATGCTTTTGTGAATGCGCCGCATTCGACCCGTATGCTGCAATCTTTCAAGACATTCGCGGCGCAGAAATCCTTCACTGACACGCCCGTGTTCGGCAAACGCTTCAAGTTTGAAGATATTCTCGAGACGTTTCTTCAATCGGTCGCAGCACGCCTTGGTGATCGCCTGCCGCCAAAGGGCAATCGGGTTGTCATTGGTCGTCCGGTTATCTTTGCGGGCGCAACACCCGATGAAGCGCTTGCTATGGAGCGCTATGAGAAAGCGTTCCGTACTTTCGGCTTCACCGATATTCACTATGTCTACGAGCCGGTGGCAGCGGCCTATTTCTACGCGCAGGAACTCAAGGCCGAATCGACTGTTCTGGTCGCCGACTTTGGCGGTGGTACGAGCGATTTTTCGATCGTCCGCTTTGATGTTGGTCCAGATGGCTTGAGCTTTACGCCATTAAGCCAGACGGGTCTTGGCATTGCTGGCGATACCTTCGATTATCGCATTATCGATAATGCCGTGTCGCCACTGCTTGGCAAGAATGGCGAATACAAATCCTTCGGCAAGCGCCTGCCGATACCGCGCCATTATTATGCGAACTTCGCACGCTGGAACACGCTGTTCCTGATGAACTCGCCCGCCACCATTCGCGCGCTGACTGATCTCGCGAAGAACGCTGTCGATCCAGAACCCTTGGAACATTTTATCAATTTGATCGAGAATGATTACGGCTATGAGGTTTATCGTGCCGTCTCCAATCTTAAGGTGCGCCTGTCATCAGAGCGTGCAGCCGAGCTGCATTTCAAGGCGGATGATTTCGAGATTCGCTCCGACGTAACCCGCAATGATTTCGACAACTGGATTGCTGATGACGTTGCCAATATTGAACGCTCCGTCGAGCAGGCTGTTGAAAATGCGGAGCTGACTTTCGATGGTATCGATCGCGTATTCCTGACGGGCGGCACCTCTTTCGTACCTGCCATTCGTGCGGCGTTTGAGAAACGTTTCCCTGACGCGATGGTTACAAGTTCGAACCAGTTTGATTCGATTGCCAATGGTCTGGCATTGATTGGTCAGAGCGCAGATATTGAACGCTGGGCCGTGAAAGCGGCTTAG
- a CDS encoding murein L,D-transpeptidase family protein, giving the protein MIRKVLFAIIIIAVALFGYTKVMARIGSGAPPDAAPAEQQADSIMVYKGERRMTLLRGDEVIGTYRIALGGNGDGGHKAREGDQKTPEGAYMIDWRNPRSMAHLSLHISYPNAEDQSAADAGGYAPGGNIMIHGLPNGWGLLAPLHHLWDWTDGCIGVTNAEMREIWSKVPNGTPIIITP; this is encoded by the coding sequence ATGATCAGAAAAGTGCTTTTCGCCATCATCATCATTGCTGTTGCTCTGTTTGGCTATACCAAAGTCATGGCGCGGATAGGCTCTGGTGCGCCGCCTGACGCAGCGCCCGCTGAACAGCAAGCCGATTCAATCATGGTCTATAAGGGTGAACGTCGCATGACATTGCTGCGCGGCGATGAGGTCATCGGTACCTATCGTATTGCGCTTGGCGGCAATGGCGATGGCGGACACAAGGCGCGTGAGGGTGATCAGAAGACACCGGAAGGCGCTTATATGATCGATTGGCGCAATCCGCGCTCAATGGCGCATCTCAGCCTGCATATTTCCTACCCTAACGCGGAAGATCAGAGCGCGGCGGATGCTGGCGGATATGCGCCCGGCGGCAATATCATGATCCATGGTCTGCCAAATGGCTGGGGTCTGCTTGCACCCTTGCATCATCTGTGGGACTGGACCGATGGCTGCATCGGCGTGACCAACGCTGAAATGCGAGAAATCTGGTCGAAGGTGCCAAATGGCACCCCCATCATCATCACACCCTAA
- a CDS encoding SDR family oxidoreductase: MSRFENTTAVITGSARGLGAALAFSLAEAGCDVVLCGRSVKALEATAQSITEHTGRKVETVEVDLADNASVAKAVETLKAKSSAIDILINNGAMWLEDRQEDYSEAEVAGVINAAVTGTFLFTQGLLPLLNASARPDIVTIGSISGLSNAPLQTVSVPFYAAKRAQAALADGLRQKLAGTPVRSIVVHPPYLEDASPLEDNWEASALREKGEAATSRDIVESVLFALTRPRHVTLSITVDADEGGVFG; this comes from the coding sequence ATGTCCCGCTTTGAAAACACAACCGCAGTTATAACCGGTTCTGCACGTGGTCTGGGGGCTGCTCTCGCCTTTTCGCTGGCTGAAGCCGGATGCGATGTGGTGCTTTGCGGACGCAGCGTCAAAGCACTTGAAGCCACGGCGCAAAGCATTACGGAACATACCGGAAGAAAGGTCGAAACTGTTGAGGTCGATCTCGCCGACAATGCCAGCGTCGCCAAAGCAGTTGAAACCCTAAAGGCGAAGTCCTCCGCAATCGATATTCTCATCAACAATGGTGCAATGTGGCTTGAAGACCGGCAGGAAGACTATTCAGAGGCGGAGGTTGCGGGTGTCATCAATGCTGCTGTCACCGGAACATTTTTGTTCACGCAGGGACTGCTGCCGCTTCTCAACGCATCCGCGCGACCGGATATTGTGACCATCGGCTCGATCAGCGGCCTGTCCAACGCACCATTGCAGACCGTTTCCGTACCGTTCTATGCCGCAAAGCGCGCACAGGCGGCACTGGCAGACGGTCTGCGGCAGAAACTGGCTGGAACGCCGGTGCGGTCGATTGTCGTGCATCCACCTTATCTGGAAGATGCCTCGCCGCTCGAAGACAACTGGGAAGCCTCGGCACTTCGAGAAAAAGGAGAGGCTGCCACCAGCCGCGATATCGTCGAATCGGTTCTGTTTGCCCTCACCCGCCCGCGCCATGTGACCTTGTCGATCACTGTCGATGCCGATGAAGGTGGCGTCTTCGGGTAA
- a CDS encoding cell wall hydrolase codes for MRFGSIRALFGRSKAVSEPVWHYPVTGYCPEDGRYYAVRAKPRQVVHKPHRLVPIILAAVTYLFNSNAIAFQDMASLVPAADVAGHRWTAFVAKAPVGSLHQAEMPFVDATTVTGSISSGGIEVPGIGRVALSGGKKTAKLGVDDPNPDENRINRSDKTNRLVSVKPKAPARSFNAGSMFDKISMITAPREKIDARMAFSKSSVEGKEVEIAMAFHAVKPPKPKPNLPVQLAKLINNDQPDVLALGYAPSKPDYGKTSPFESILTPEADNGRFVPPISDQDHAWAATPLPPESFGTKEQKCLAEAVYYEARGETVKGQVAVAQVVLNRVRNPAYPGTICGVVYQNQNWLNACQFSFACDGQKHRVTEIPQWRLAQQVAKTVTDGRIWLPEVGSSTHYHATYVSPFWAPTMKKMTKIGLHVFYRTYGGGWS; via the coding sequence GTGCGTTTTGGTTCCATACGAGCGCTGTTTGGCCGGTCAAAGGCCGTGTCCGAACCGGTATGGCACTATCCGGTTACGGGCTATTGCCCGGAGGATGGTCGCTATTACGCTGTGCGTGCAAAACCGCGTCAGGTTGTTCACAAGCCACATCGTCTGGTGCCGATCATTCTGGCGGCCGTCACTTACTTGTTCAATTCCAATGCAATTGCGTTTCAGGATATGGCCAGCCTTGTGCCAGCGGCGGACGTGGCGGGTCATCGCTGGACGGCTTTTGTTGCGAAGGCTCCCGTCGGCTCGCTGCATCAGGCAGAAATGCCTTTTGTGGATGCAACGACTGTAACGGGCAGCATTTCCAGCGGCGGTATTGAAGTTCCGGGTATTGGACGTGTGGCTCTATCGGGCGGCAAGAAAACGGCCAAGCTCGGCGTCGATGATCCAAACCCCGATGAAAACCGGATCAATCGCTCCGATAAGACAAACCGCCTTGTTTCTGTGAAGCCGAAAGCGCCGGCACGGTCTTTCAATGCAGGCAGCATGTTTGATAAAATCAGCATGATCACCGCGCCACGTGAAAAGATTGATGCGCGCATGGCCTTCTCCAAGTCCAGTGTCGAGGGCAAGGAGGTCGAGATCGCAATGGCGTTTCATGCAGTCAAACCACCCAAACCCAAGCCGAATCTACCGGTCCAACTGGCAAAACTCATCAACAATGATCAGCCCGACGTTCTCGCGTTGGGCTATGCGCCTTCTAAGCCTGACTATGGCAAAACCTCTCCCTTCGAGAGCATCCTGACACCGGAAGCCGATAACGGCCGTTTTGTGCCACCGATCAGCGATCAGGACCATGCCTGGGCCGCGACCCCTCTGCCGCCGGAATCATTCGGGACCAAAGAACAAAAATGTCTTGCCGAAGCGGTCTACTACGAAGCACGTGGCGAGACGGTCAAAGGGCAGGTAGCAGTTGCACAGGTTGTGCTTAATCGTGTTCGCAATCCCGCTTATCCGGGCACGATTTGCGGTGTCGTCTATCAGAACCAGAATTGGCTCAATGCTTGCCAGTTTTCCTTTGCCTGTGACGGTCAGAAGCATCGCGTAACCGAGATTCCGCAATGGCGTCTGGCACAACAGGTTGCCAAAACCGTAACCGATGGCCGGATCTGGTTGCCGGAAGTTGGTTCATCCACGCATTACCATGCGACT
- a CDS encoding DUF5086 family protein, which produces MIRKKIGNAFAAWFITLPFATSFVCAENAPRTVILADTPKITRWATIHQGPDPAFSDPYYHLELFEHKKGDKPWVFKRLAYHMVITPEALENSRNSRRAKTYSYKDVEFWITYKLWRDNPDSRQTTPICKTTITDCLEQATERN; this is translated from the coding sequence ATGATCCGCAAAAAGATCGGCAACGCATTTGCGGCATGGTTCATCACCCTCCCCTTTGCGACTTCATTTGTTTGTGCTGAAAATGCGCCGCGAACTGTCATCCTTGCAGATACGCCGAAGATTACACGCTGGGCCACTATTCATCAGGGACCGGATCCTGCATTCAGCGATCCCTATTACCATCTGGAATTATTCGAGCATAAGAAAGGTGACAAGCCTTGGGTGTTCAAACGGCTGGCCTATCATATGGTGATAACGCCGGAGGCACTGGAAAACAGCCGCAACAGCAGACGTGCCAAAACCTATTCTTATAAGGATGTTGAATTCTGGATCACCTACAAGCTCTGGCGAGACAACCCCGATAGTCGCCAGACCACGCCCATCTGCAAAACAACAATCACGGACTGCCTTGAACAGGCCACAGAGCGAAATTAA